In a single window of the Caproicibacterium sp. BJN0003 genome:
- the ylxM gene encoding YlxM family DNA-binding protein, with translation MAKNLEVSVLLDYYGSMLTQKQRKVLDYYYNDDLSLAEIAENEGITRQGVRDAIKRGETQLFEMEDHLGFLKRFREIKESLQIVDQSTHNIQDYNKRFLYNRDITGELDKILSAVENLNNLTEE, from the coding sequence ATGGCAAAGAACTTGGAAGTATCTGTTTTGTTGGATTATTATGGCTCTATGCTGACTCAAAAGCAGCGTAAAGTACTGGATTATTACTATAATGATGATCTGTCTCTCGCTGAAATTGCAGAGAATGAAGGGATTACCCGTCAGGGCGTAAGGGATGCCATTAAGCGCGGTGAAACGCAGCTTTTTGAAATGGAAGACCACCTGGGATTTTTAAAGCGATTCCGCGAGATTAAAGAATCTCTTCAGATCGTTGATCAAAGCACGCACAATATTCAGGATTACAATAAGCGGTTCCTTTATAACCGCGATATTACGGGAGAACTCGATAAGATTCTCTCTGCGGTCGAAAATTTGAATAATCTGACTGAAGAATGA